In Stigmatopora argus isolate UIUO_Sarg chromosome 10, RoL_Sarg_1.0, whole genome shotgun sequence, the following proteins share a genomic window:
- the LOC144083857 gene encoding uncharacterized protein LOC144083857: MSEMHDNIFTKNLLNLALDDAFLQRPSQLKVSGHGRLNRSASFFSPPSPPASSNLSLSTDHIDDDDDSGTSLWSSNIWSQTPSLQTKASTLQGRSMSLTESSISLLSSFGHLKNLEIYPSGHVTTVAPPPGFPPASNLPSQVPPMLSPNRYKTELCRGFQETGSCKYGTKCQFAHGEAELRGMFRHPKYKTEPCRTFYNFGYCPYGTRCHFIHEEKISGGPMTPGKFQTQRQLTPNTSNSSNPRHQLRQSVSFAGFLGSSRTSPPPSFPTSFTDPNLGFSRAASVSPPPADLMSPVFGDSLTREVATFQFGTHQSRASSGDIHKIPPIVEPKASRCTCGHGNDISALHGNNGRVFAKMVDDNQQDSSDLIPGSSLGGSMKHAGLQRFSSEDSLEDSYSSSSGGSSGSESPTFDVSGTKRLNVFERLSLSD; encoded by the exons ATGTCCGAAATgcatgacaacatttttacaaaG AACCTTTTGAACCTGGCCCTAGACGATGCCTTCCTCCAAAGACCTTCCCAGCTAAAAGTCTCAGGACATGGTCGACTGAACCGATCCGCCTCATTCTTCTCACCACCCTCCCCGCCTGCCTCATCCAATCTCAGTCTTAGCACAGATCAtatcgatgatgatgatgacagcgGCACCTCGCTGTGGTCATCAAACATCTGGAGCCAGACACCTAGTCTCCAAACTAAAGCATCCACTTTGCAGGGACGCTCCATGAGCCTAACGGAGTCCAGCATCTCTCTACTTTCGTCTTTTGGACACCTCAAGAACTTGGAAATATATCCCTCAGGACATGTCACAACAGTGGCTCCTCCGCCAGGCTTCCCACCCGCGTCCAACCTGCCTTCTCAGGTGCCACCCATGCTGTCTCCCAACCGTTACAAAACTGAGCTCTGCCGTGGCTTCCAGGAGACGGGCAGCTGTAAATATGGCACCAAGTGCCAGTTTGCCCACGGTGAAGCAGAGTTGCGTGGAATGTTTCGCCACCCCAAGTACAAGACAGAGCCTTGCAGAACCTTCTACAACTTTGGGTACTGCCCGTATGGCACTCGTTGCCATTTTATCCATGAGGAAAAAATCAGCGGAGGCCCGATGACACCTGGCAAATTCCAGACTCAGCGCCAGCTAACTCCCAACACAAGCAACAGTTCGAACCCACGCCACCAACTCCGCCAGAGTGTCAGCTTTGCAGGGTTCCTGGGCTCCTCGCGTACCTCCCCACCACCGTCGTTCCCAACATCCTTCACTGATCCAAACCTAGGCTTTAGCAGGGCTGCCTCTGTGTCTCCACCTCCAGCAGATCTGATGTCTCCAGTGTTCGGTGACTCGCTCACGCGGGAAGTTGCAACATTCCAATTTGGCACCCATCAAAGCCGTGCCAGCTCTGGAGACATACACAAGATTCCTCCCATAGTGGAGCCAAAGGCCTCACGCTGCACATGCGGCCACGGGAATGACATCTCTGCTTTGCACGGCAACAACGGCCGAGTCTTTGCCAAGATGGTGGATGACAACCAGCAGGACAGCAGTGATTTGATTCCAGGCTCCAGCCTCGGCGGATCAATGAAACACGCTGGTCTGCAGCGTTTCTCCTCTGAGGATTCTCTGGAAGATAGCTACAGCAGCAGCAGTGGAGGTTCCAGCGGGTCTGAGTCCCCCACTTTTGACGTATCGGGCACCAAAAGGCTCAATGTATTTGAACGTCTGTCTTTGTCCGACTAG